GGTGCTGCCGGTCTGGGTGAAGGCCAGGATGGCGGCGGCACCGACGCTCTCGGCAACCCGGCAGGCGGCCTGGCCGATGGCCTCGGGCAGGAGCCGGTAGCCGCCGACGTCGGCGAGGGGGTGGAAGACCTTCTCCCTGAGAACGGGATCGCCCTCCACGTCCCTGGCGACCCGCACCATCAGGGAGACGGCCTCCAGGGGGTAGCGGCCAGAGGCGGTCTCCGCCGAAAGCATGACCGCGTCGGTGCCGTCGAGAATGGCGTTGGCCACGTCCGAAGTTTCGGCCCGGGTGGGCCGGGGGTTGACAATCATGCTCTCGAGCATCTGGGTGGCGGTGATCACCGGCTTGCCGGCCGCGTTGCAGCGCCGGATGATCTCCTTCTGGATGAGAGGAACCCGCTCCGGGCGGATCTCCACCCCCAGGTCCCCCCGGGCCACCATGACCCCGTCGGATGCCTCGAGGATGGCCTCGAAATCGGTCACCGCCTCGGGCTTCTCTATCTTGGCAATGACCTTGATCGAGGAGCCCTCCCGCTGAAGGAGGTCCTTCAGTTCGAGCACGTCGGCGGCGCGCCGGACGAAGGAGAGGGCCACATAGTCGATGCCCTTGCTGACGCAGAAGGCGAGGTCCTCCCGATCCTTGTCGGTCAGAGCGGGGACCGACACCCGGACCCCGGGAAGGTTGATCCCCTTTCGGTCCCGGAGCGTCCCGCCGACCCGCACCCGGCAGCGCACGTCCTGCTCCGAAGAGGAGAGGACCTCCAACTCCAGCAGGCCGTCGTCGAGGAGGATGCGGTCCCCCTCCTGTACGTCCCGGGGCAGTTCCCGGTAGGTCACGGGGATCAGATCACCCTCCCCGACCACCTCCCGGACGGTGAGGGTGACTTCGCGGCCGGCGACGATTTCCAGGGACCCGCCCCGCATGAGTCCGGTGCGGATTTTCGGGCCCTGCAGGTCGCCGAGGATGGCCATCGCCCTGTGCCGCCGCCGAGAGAGGTCCCGGATGCGGCGGATCACCTCGGCCTTGCCGGCGTGGTCGCCGTGGGAGAAGTTAAGGCGGAACACGTCCGCCCCGGTTTCCATCAGGGCCTGCAGCATCTCCGCCGACTCGCTGGCCGGGCCGACGGTGGCGACAATCTTGGTGCGACGAATCATGACAGCTCCCCATTTCGACCGCGAGGGGAATAAGTGAAAGGGACCCTCGCTTTTCCGGGGTCCCTCGGCGGCTGAAAACTCTTGTTAGTGGTGGTATCTCCCCTTGTACTCGGTGTGGGCCTTGTCGGGCCCCTTGTGGCAGCGAAAGCAGCGCTGCTCGGTGATCTTTTTCTGCTCCAGGGGAGAGGGCTGGGGTGGAAGGACCGACTCGGGCTTCTGCCAGGGGTTCTTTCCGGTCTCGTCGTTGAGGGTCACCGGCCTGTAGGCCATCTGCCAGTTGGCGCTGATGACCTTGGTGTGACACTGGTCACAGCCTCCCGGCGGGGGGATGGCCTTCCAGGAACCGAACATGGAGCAGCCCCAGCCGAAAATAGCGATCAGGACGATGGGAACCAGGGTTTTCTTCATGCAGGTCAATCCCTTCGGAGGCGAGGGGGTTTTTTCAACTATAGCACAGAGGGCAGGGGGGGCCAAGGAGCAGGCAAAACGATTGCCCGGGCCCTCGGGAATGTGGTAAAAATAGATTTTTCAAGTAGATGGAGCTCTTAATG
This genomic window from Desulfuromonas sp. contains:
- the pyk gene encoding pyruvate kinase, which translates into the protein MIRRTKIVATVGPASESAEMLQALMETGADVFRLNFSHGDHAGKAEVIRRIRDLSRRRHRAMAILGDLQGPKIRTGLMRGGSLEIVAGREVTLTVREVVGEGDLIPVTYRELPRDVQEGDRILLDDGLLELEVLSSSEQDVRCRVRVGGTLRDRKGINLPGVRVSVPALTDKDREDLAFCVSKGIDYVALSFVRRAADVLELKDLLQREGSSIKVIAKIEKPEAVTDFEAILEASDGVMVARGDLGVEIRPERVPLIQKEIIRRCNAAGKPVITATQMLESMIVNPRPTRAETSDVANAILDGTDAVMLSAETASGRYPLEAVSLMVRVARDVEGDPVLREKVFHPLADVGGYRLLPEAIGQAACRVAESVGAAAILAFTQTGSTAALVAKYRPEITIYAVTPSQAVRRRMALYAGVCSIRVDIEGDTEAQIRSVEEAVLATGALRGGDVVVITMGSPVSAPGTTNLLKVHRLGTGSFYEVF
- a CDS encoding cytochrome C encodes the protein MKKTLVPIVLIAIFGWGCSMFGSWKAIPPPGGCDQCHTKVISANWQMAYRPVTLNDETGKNPWQKPESVLPPQPSPLEQKKITEQRCFRCHKGPDKAHTEYKGRYHH